One Peromyscus leucopus breed LL Stock chromosome 14, UCI_PerLeu_2.1, whole genome shotgun sequence genomic window carries:
- the Arl4a gene encoding ADP-ribosylation factor-like protein 4A, with amino-acid sequence MGNGLSDQTSILSSLPSFQSFHIVILGLDCAGKTTVLYRLQFNEFVNTVPTKGFNTEKIKVTLGNSKTVTFHFWDVGGQEKLRPLWKSYTRCTDGIVFVVDSVDVERMEEAKTELHKITRISENQGVPVLIVANKQDLRNSLSLSEIEKLLAMGELSSSTPWHLQPTCAIIGDGLKEGLEKLHDMIIKRRKMLRQQKKKR; translated from the coding sequence ATGGGGAATGGACTGTCAGACCAGACTTCCATCCTGTCCAGCCTGCCGTCCTTCCAGTCCTTCCATATTGTCATTCTGGGTTTGGACTGCGCTGGGAAGACGACCGTTTTATACAGGCTGCAGTTCAACGAGTTTGTAAATACCGTGCCTACCAAAGGATTTAACACGGAGAAAATTAAGGTAACCTTGGGCAATTCCAAAACAGTCACTTTTCACTTCTGGGATGTAGGTGGTCAAGAGAAGTTAAGGCCACTGTGGAAGTCATATACCCGGTGCACAGATGGCATTGTGTTTGTGGTGGACTCGGTCGATGTGGAGAGAATGGAAGAGGCCAAGACGGAACTTCATAAAATAACTAGGATATCAGAAAACCAAGGGGTTCCTGTGCTTATAGTGGCTAACAAACAAGACCTGAGGAACTCACTGTCACTCTCAGAAATTGAGAAATTGTTAGCAATGGGTGAACTGAGCTCATCGACTCCTTGGCATTTGCAGCCCACCTGTGCGATCATAGGAGATGGACTAAAGGAAGGACTTGAGAAACTACATGATATgataattaaaagaagaaaaatgttgcggcaacagaaaaagaagagatga